The Phragmites australis chromosome 15, lpPhrAust1.1, whole genome shotgun sequence genome window below encodes:
- the LOC133892491 gene encoding uncharacterized protein LOC133892491, with amino-acid sequence MGTLGSANGRRGEYVRIPEEVEAAKEEAAAGAKAAECPRGLRWRAIRWWAKVAVLGILLAGAGAAAVVFLGPLFIKKVVAPILCWVSTTFSRPALALLCFGTIALFPSILLPSSPFMWIAGMTFGYGYGFLIITAAMSIGMSLPYFIGSTFHCRIHIWLEKWPKKAAFVRLAGEGDWSHQFRAVALLRISPFPYIVFNYASVATNVKYCPYIAGSMAGTIHETFLAIYSGKLLQNLAVATSEGSFLSVDQIIYNGIGFSIAAVSTAAITIYAKKALQKLQAEDELR; translated from the exons ATGGGCACGCTGGGGTCCGCCAATGGCAGGCGCGGCGAGTACGTGAGGATcccggaggaggtggaggcggccaAGGAGGAGGCCGCTGCGGGCGCGAAGGCGGCGGAGTGCCCGAGGGGCCTGCGGTGGCGCGCGATCCGGTGGTGGGCCAAGGTCGCCGTGCTCGGGATCTtactcgccggcgccggcgccgcagcCGTCGTCTTCCTGGGGCCGCTCTTCATTAAGAAG GTGGTTGCACCTATTCTTTGCTGGGTGTCAACGACTTTCAGCAGACCAGCTCTTGCTCTATTATGTTTCGGCACAATCGCCTTATTCCCAAGCATATTGCTACCTTCTTCACCCTTCATGTGGATTGCGGGGATGActtttggttatggttatggatttTTGATAATTACAGCAGCCATGAGCATAGGCATGTCATTGCCATATTTTATAGGCTCTACATTTCATTGTAGGATACAT ATATGGTTGGAGAAGTGGCCAAAGAAAGCAGCTTTTGTTAGACTTGCTGGTGAAGGAGATTGGTCCCATCAATTTAGGGCAGTTGCTTTACTCAGGATTTCTCCATTTCCATATATAGTTTTTAACTATGCTTCTGTGGCTACAAATGTCAAATATTGTCCATATATAGCTGGTTCAATGGCTGGAACCATACATGAAACATTCCTTGCAATATACAG TGGGAAACTTCTTCAAAACTTGGCTGTAGCAACTAGCGAAGGGTCTTTCTTGTCAGTGGACCAGATCATCTACAATGGGATTGGGTTTTCAATTGCTGCAGTTTCCACTGCTGCAATCACTATTTATGCAAAGAAAGCGCTTCAGAAACTCCAAGCAGAGGACGAGCTACGTTGA